A region from the Triplophysa rosa linkage group LG4, Trosa_1v2, whole genome shotgun sequence genome encodes:
- the kif16ba gene encoding kinesin-like protein KIF16B isoform X2, producing MASVRVAVRVRPMNRREKDLSAKSIIEMEGNKTSITNVKIPDGVTGDSVRERTKTFTYDFSYDSSDGKSASFVSQEKVFKDLGTDVLKAAFEGYNACIFAYGQTGSGKSHTMMGIPGDVGLIPRICEGLFSRISGMTRRDEASFRTEVSYLEIYNERVRDLLRRKMAKTYNLRVREHPKEGPYVEDLSKHLVQNFSDVEELMEAGNINRTTASTGMNDASSRSHAIFTINFTQAKFDAEMPSETVSKIHLVDLAGSERADATGATGVRLKEGGNINKSLVTLGNVISALADLSQEGLNSHLKKKQVFVPYRDSVLTWLLKDSLGGNSKTIMIATISPADVNYGETLSTLRYANRAKNIINKPTINEESNVRLIRELRAEIARLKALLAQGNQIALLDSPTALSMEEELHHNEARVLELTKEWTNKWNETQNILKEETLALRKEGIGVILDSELPHLIGIDDDLLSTGIILYHLKEGRTYVGRDDATNEQDIILHGMGLESEHCLIENQNGRVTLIPLNDAQCSVNGVQVTEPCQLNQGAVILLGRTNMFRFNHPKEAAKLREKRKSGLLTSLSLSMSDLSKSCENLSTVMLYNPGLEFERQQREELEKLETKRRLIKEMEEKQKSEKAELERMQQDVESQRKESQQVQLRIRRQEESLRRRSQDIESRLRDLIAEKEKFQEERHRDQKEQEEQKQKRHQLQHEQLEEEVRKGDEKAQAQRERAEQTELFRELERLKRERENQAVKLQLERRRLEEREKEQLSLVGRLEEQLRERSEEAAALLTPDEVHHLEEERRTLGELREELLRAKEARIDGEDEGGEEARRRVQERYEQFKQVQVEELSLLEESLVEQRDRLEREVDSERTSLGLLLHTHGDKQRQVHDMMERGLQDVSSLSQEEVLVQQAEHRLQQKEKQLISLREKHLPAVSEERQRAIELLERVRGGTGSPGSDTSPEEMDKDLDEMLYQVEKELEEKEERLSQYSASTEQLQQLQQTYEFTANVARQEEKVRRKEKEILEWREKQQREALEQAVARLEKRHSTYRRSLSLEPEAEGPRRRSQSALGQSTFRTSGTQDLDQERMEREIAQLKQRISECEGSGRSLNVSSEEKNVNQSPVSPIQTLPVVLSLGDERVNALIEEEVQRRLQKLNLLNRENNNTLSLSSDSLQDEDQDSEGSSVRLTDEDNDKKLIDPRKLKYKRQVSKPLDPSPDSLKNPVKISIPRYVLCGQGKDEHFEFEIKITVLEETWTVFRRYSRFREMHKCLKLKYPELAALDFPPKKIFGNRDERMVAERRNQLEQYLRNFFHVMMSPSSSSPLRTEESGLQLSKHAVCSISLFFKKGVFDYSSHGTG from the exons ATGGCATCGGTTCGGGTGGCAGTGCGGGTCCGGCCCATGAACAGACG GGAGAAAGACCTGTCTGCCAAAAGCATCATCGAAATGGAGGGAAACAAGACTTCCATCACCAATGTAAAA ATACCGGATGGTGTGACTGGAGATTCCGTGAGAGAGAGAACGAAGACGTTTACGTACGATTTTTCCTACGACTCCTCGGACGGTAAAAGTGCCAGTTTTGTCTCGCAGGAGAAG GTGTTTAAGGATCTGGGCACAGATGTTTTGAAGGCAGCTTTTGAAGGATATAACGCCTGCATCTTCGCCTACGGCCAGACCGGGTCGGGGAAGTCACACACTATGATGGGCATACCT GGTGATGTTGGGCTAATTCCGCGAATTTGTGAAGGATTATTCAGCCGGATTTCAGGCATGACTCGAAGAGATGAGGCTTCTTTCCGCACAGAGGTCAG TTACCTGGAGATTTACAATGAACGAGTACGTGACTTGTTAAGGAGAAAGATGGCAAAGACGTATAACCTCAGAGTGAGAGAGCATCCAAAAGAAGGGCCCTATGTGGAAG ACCTATCGAAGCACCTCGTGCAGAACTTCAGTGACGTGGAAGAGCTGATGGAGGCGGGGAACATTAACCGCACCACGGCCAGCACGGGCATGAACGACGCCAGCAGCCGCTCGCACGCCATCTTCACCATTAACTTCACACAG GCCAAGTTTGATGCTGAGATGCCGAGCGAGACAGTTAGTAAGATTCATCTAGTGGACTTGGCAGGAAGTGAGCGGGCCGATGCTACAGGTGCCACTGGGGTCCGACTTAAAGAGGGCGGCAATATCAACAAATCACTGGTCACTTTGGGCAACGTCATCTCAGCATTAG cTGATCTGTCACAGGAAGGATTAAACAGTCATCTGAAGAAGAAGCAAGTGTTTGTTCCATACAGAGATTCGGTGCTCACCTGGCTCCTGAAAGACAGTCTGGGCGGAAACTCCAAAACCATCATGATCGCAA CCATTTCACCCGCAGATGTGAACTACGGCGAGACGCTGAGCACGTTACGCTACGCCAACCGAGCCAAAAACATCATCAACAAACCTACCATTAATGAAGAGTCTAATGTTAGACTCATCCGAGAACTCCGGGCCGAGATCGCTCGACTTAAAGCTCTGCTCGCACAGGGAAATCAG attgcACTTTTGGATTCCCCCACGGCGTTAAGTATGGAGGAAGAACTACATCATAATGAAGCCAGG GTTTTAGAGCTGACCAAGGAATGGACGAACAAATGGAATGAAACTCAGAACATCCTCAAG GAAGAAACTCTGGCTCTGAGGAAGGAGGGAATCGGAGTGATCTTAGACTCAGAACTGCCTCATCTCATTGGTATCGATGATGATCTACTCAGTACCGGCatcattttgtatcatttgaAG GAGGGAAGGACATATGTTGGTCGTGATGATGCTACCAATGAGCAGGACATTA TTCTTCATGGTATGGGTCTGGAAAGTGAACATTGTTTGATAGAGAATCAGAATGGCAGGGTGACTCTCATCCCTCTGAATGATGCTCAGTGTTCAGTCAACGGAGTTCAGGTCACAGAGCCCTGCCAGCTAAACCAAG gagCTGTTATTCTGCTCGGCAGAACCAATATGTTTAGATTCAACCATCCCAAAGAGGCGGCAAAATTACGAGAGAAACGAAAG AGTGGCCTCCTGACAAGTCTGAGTTTATCTATGAGTGACCTCTCCAAATCCTGTGAAAACCTCTCCACAGTCATGTTGTATAACCCCGG ACTGGAGTTCGAGAGACAACAAAGGGAGGAACTGGAAAAACTTGAAACTAAAAG GCGGCTGATAAAGGAGATGGAGGAGAAGCAGAAGAGTGAGAAGGCGGAGCTTGAGCGCATGCAGCAGGATGTGGAGTCTCAGAGGAAGGAGTCTCAGCAGGTGCAGCTGCGCATACGCAGGCAGGAGGAGAGTCTGCGCAGACGCAGTCAGGATATCGAAAGCAGACTCAGAGACTTGATCGCTGAGAAAGAAAAATTCCAG GAGGAAAGACACAGGGACCAGAAAGAACAGGAGGAGcagaaacaaaaaagacatcagCTACAGCACGAGCAGCTGGAGGAGGAGGTGCGGAAGGGAGATGAGAAAGCTCAGGCCCAACGAGAGCGAGCAGAACAGACTGAGCTCTTTCGTGAGCTGGAACGCctcaaaagagaaagagagaaccaGGCTGTCAAACTCCAGCTAGAGCGCAG ACGTCTGGAGGAGCGAGAGAAGGAGCAGCTGAGCCTGGTCGGGCGTCTGGAGGAGCAGCTGAGGGAGCGCAGCGAGGAGGCGGCCGCCCTACTCACGCCGGACGAGGTGCATCATCTGGAGGAGGAGAGACGGACGCTCGGTGAGCTCAGGGAAGAGCTGCTCCGTGCGAAAGAGGCGCGGATCGACGGAGAGGATGAGGGAGGGGAGGAGGCGCGGAGGAGAGTGCAGGAGCGATACGAGCAGTTCAAGCAGGTGCAGGTGGAGGAGCTGAGTTTGCTGGAGGAGTCGCTGGTCGAGCAGAGGGACAGGCTGGAGCGAGAGGTGGACAGCGAACGGACGTCGCTCGGCCTGCTGCTCCACACGCACGGGGACAAACAAAGACAG GTCCATGACATGATGGAGCGTGGCTTGCAGGACGTCTCGTCTCTGAGTcaggaggaggttctcgtccagcAAGCTGAACACAGGCTGCAGCAGAAAGAGAAACAGTTGATCTCTCTGCGTGAGAAGCATCTCCCTGCTGTGTCTGAGGAGCGCCAGAGAGCCATCGAGCTGCTAGAGAGGGTGAGAGGAGGAACAGGGTCTCCTGGGTCTGACACCAGTCCAGAGGAAATGGACAAGGACCTAGATGAGATGCTGTATCAG GTAGAGAAGGAGCTAGAGGAGAAGGAGGAGCGCTTGTCTCAGTACAGCGCCAGCACAGAACAGTTGCAACAGCTGCAGCAGACATACGAGTTCACGGCGAACGTGGCCCGTCAGGAAGAGAAGGTTCGGCGGAAAGAGAAGGAGATCCTGGAGTGGAGGGAGAAACAGCAGCGGGAGGCTTTAGAGCAGGCAGTCGCGCGTCTGGAAAAAAGACACTCCACCTACCGCAGAAGCCTCAGCCTTGAACCTGAAGCCGAAGGACCCCGCAGGAGGTCACAGTCTGCACTGGGACAAAGCACTTTCAGGACGTCAGGAACACAAGACCTGGACCAGGAGAG GATGGAGAGAGAGATCGCACAGCTAAAGCAGAGGATCAGCGAGTGCGAAGGAAGTGGGCGGAGTCTAAACGTGAGCAGCGAAGAGAAAAATGTGAACCAATCGCCCGTCAGCCCCATACAGACTCTTCCCGTTGTACTGTCACTAGGTGACGAGAG GGTAAACGCTCTTATTGAAGAAGAGGTCCAGCGGAGGCTACAGAAACTAAACCTGCTAAATAGAGAGAATAACAACACTCTCTCATTGTCTTCAGACTCACTACAG GACGAGGATCAGGATAGTGAGGGTAGCTCTGTTAGATTGACGGATGAG GACAATGATAAAAAACTAATCGACCCACGCAAACTGAAATACAAG CGGCAGGTGTCGAAACCTCTGGATCCGAGTCCAGACAGTCTTAAAAATCCAGTGAAGATCAGCATTCCCCGTTACGTCCTGTGTGGACAGGGCAAAGATGAGCACTTTGAGTTTGAAATCAAG ATCACAGTTTTGGAAGAAACTTGGACGGTGTTTAGAAGATACAGTCGTTTTCGGGAGATGCACAAATGTCTGAAATTGAAATATCCCGAG CTTGCGGCTTTGGATTTTCCTcccaaaaagatatttggaaacaGAGATGAGAGAATGGTCGCAGAACGGCGGAATCAGTTAGAG CAATACCTGCGGAACTTTTTCCATGTGATGATGTCACCGTCCTCGTCTTCTCCTCTCAGGACAGAAGAGTCTGGACTGCAACTTTCGAAACATGCGGTGTG
- the kif16ba gene encoding kinesin-like protein KIF16B isoform X4 produces the protein MASVRVAVRVRPMNRREKDLSAKSIIEMEGNKTSITNVKIPDGVTGDSVRERTKTFTYDFSYDSSDGKSASFVSQEKVFKDLGTDVLKAAFEGYNACIFAYGQTGSGKSHTMMGIPGDVGLIPRICEGLFSRISGMTRRDEASFRTEVSYLEIYNERVRDLLRRKMAKTYNLRVREHPKEGPYVEDLSKHLVQNFSDVEELMEAGNINRTTASTGMNDASSRSHAIFTINFTQAKFDAEMPSETVSKIHLVDLAGSERADATGATGVRLKEGGNINKSLVTLGNVISALADLSQEGLNSHLKKKQVFVPYRDSVLTWLLKDSLGGNSKTIMIATISPADVNYGETLSTLRYANRAKNIINKPTINEESNVRLIRELRAEIARLKALLAQGNQIALLDSPTALSMEEELHHNEARVLELTKEWTNKWNETQNILKEETLALRKEGIGVILDSELPHLIGIDDDLLSTGIILYHLKEGRTYVGRDDATNEQDIILHGMGLESEHCLIENQNGRVTLIPLNDAQCSVNGVQVTEPCQLNQGAVILLGRTNMFRFNHPKEAAKLREKRKSGLLTSLSLSMSDLSKSCENLSTVMLYNPGLEFERQQREELEKLETKRRLIKEMEEKQKSEKAELERMQQDVESQRKESQQVQLRIRRQEESLRRRSQDIESRLRDLIAEKEKFQEERHRDQKEQEEQKQKRHQLQHEQLEEEVRKGDEKAQAQRERAEQTELFRELERLKRERENQAVKLQLERRRLEEREKEQLSLVGRLEEQLRERSEEAAALLTPDEVHHLEEERRTLGELREELLRAKEARIDGEDEGGEEARRRVQERYEQFKQVQVEELSLLEESLVEQRDRLEREVDSERTSLGLLLHTHGDKQRQVHDMMERGLQDVSSLSQEEVLVQQAEHRLQQKEKQLISLREKHLPAVSEERQRAIELLERVRGGTGSPGSDTSPEEMDKDLDEMLYQVEKELEEKEERLSQYSASTEQLQQLQQTYEFTANVARQEEKVRRKEKEILEWREKQQREALEQAVARLEKRHSTYRRSLSLEPEAEGPRRRSQSALGQSTFRTSGTQDLDQERMEREIAQLKQRISECEGSGRSLNVSSEEKNVNQSPVSPIQTLPVVLSLGDERVNALIEEEVQRRLQKLNLLNRENNNTLSLSSDSLQDNDKKLIDPRKLKYKRQVSKPLDPSPDSLKNPVKISIPRYVLCGQGKDEHFEFEIKITVLEETWTVFRRYSRFREMHKCLKLKYPELAALDFPPKKIFGNRDERMVAERRNQLEQYLRNFFHVMMSPSSSSPLRTEESGLQLSKHAVCSISLFFKKGVFDYSSHGTG, from the exons ATGGCATCGGTTCGGGTGGCAGTGCGGGTCCGGCCCATGAACAGACG GGAGAAAGACCTGTCTGCCAAAAGCATCATCGAAATGGAGGGAAACAAGACTTCCATCACCAATGTAAAA ATACCGGATGGTGTGACTGGAGATTCCGTGAGAGAGAGAACGAAGACGTTTACGTACGATTTTTCCTACGACTCCTCGGACGGTAAAAGTGCCAGTTTTGTCTCGCAGGAGAAG GTGTTTAAGGATCTGGGCACAGATGTTTTGAAGGCAGCTTTTGAAGGATATAACGCCTGCATCTTCGCCTACGGCCAGACCGGGTCGGGGAAGTCACACACTATGATGGGCATACCT GGTGATGTTGGGCTAATTCCGCGAATTTGTGAAGGATTATTCAGCCGGATTTCAGGCATGACTCGAAGAGATGAGGCTTCTTTCCGCACAGAGGTCAG TTACCTGGAGATTTACAATGAACGAGTACGTGACTTGTTAAGGAGAAAGATGGCAAAGACGTATAACCTCAGAGTGAGAGAGCATCCAAAAGAAGGGCCCTATGTGGAAG ACCTATCGAAGCACCTCGTGCAGAACTTCAGTGACGTGGAAGAGCTGATGGAGGCGGGGAACATTAACCGCACCACGGCCAGCACGGGCATGAACGACGCCAGCAGCCGCTCGCACGCCATCTTCACCATTAACTTCACACAG GCCAAGTTTGATGCTGAGATGCCGAGCGAGACAGTTAGTAAGATTCATCTAGTGGACTTGGCAGGAAGTGAGCGGGCCGATGCTACAGGTGCCACTGGGGTCCGACTTAAAGAGGGCGGCAATATCAACAAATCACTGGTCACTTTGGGCAACGTCATCTCAGCATTAG cTGATCTGTCACAGGAAGGATTAAACAGTCATCTGAAGAAGAAGCAAGTGTTTGTTCCATACAGAGATTCGGTGCTCACCTGGCTCCTGAAAGACAGTCTGGGCGGAAACTCCAAAACCATCATGATCGCAA CCATTTCACCCGCAGATGTGAACTACGGCGAGACGCTGAGCACGTTACGCTACGCCAACCGAGCCAAAAACATCATCAACAAACCTACCATTAATGAAGAGTCTAATGTTAGACTCATCCGAGAACTCCGGGCCGAGATCGCTCGACTTAAAGCTCTGCTCGCACAGGGAAATCAG attgcACTTTTGGATTCCCCCACGGCGTTAAGTATGGAGGAAGAACTACATCATAATGAAGCCAGG GTTTTAGAGCTGACCAAGGAATGGACGAACAAATGGAATGAAACTCAGAACATCCTCAAG GAAGAAACTCTGGCTCTGAGGAAGGAGGGAATCGGAGTGATCTTAGACTCAGAACTGCCTCATCTCATTGGTATCGATGATGATCTACTCAGTACCGGCatcattttgtatcatttgaAG GAGGGAAGGACATATGTTGGTCGTGATGATGCTACCAATGAGCAGGACATTA TTCTTCATGGTATGGGTCTGGAAAGTGAACATTGTTTGATAGAGAATCAGAATGGCAGGGTGACTCTCATCCCTCTGAATGATGCTCAGTGTTCAGTCAACGGAGTTCAGGTCACAGAGCCCTGCCAGCTAAACCAAG gagCTGTTATTCTGCTCGGCAGAACCAATATGTTTAGATTCAACCATCCCAAAGAGGCGGCAAAATTACGAGAGAAACGAAAG AGTGGCCTCCTGACAAGTCTGAGTTTATCTATGAGTGACCTCTCCAAATCCTGTGAAAACCTCTCCACAGTCATGTTGTATAACCCCGG ACTGGAGTTCGAGAGACAACAAAGGGAGGAACTGGAAAAACTTGAAACTAAAAG GCGGCTGATAAAGGAGATGGAGGAGAAGCAGAAGAGTGAGAAGGCGGAGCTTGAGCGCATGCAGCAGGATGTGGAGTCTCAGAGGAAGGAGTCTCAGCAGGTGCAGCTGCGCATACGCAGGCAGGAGGAGAGTCTGCGCAGACGCAGTCAGGATATCGAAAGCAGACTCAGAGACTTGATCGCTGAGAAAGAAAAATTCCAG GAGGAAAGACACAGGGACCAGAAAGAACAGGAGGAGcagaaacaaaaaagacatcagCTACAGCACGAGCAGCTGGAGGAGGAGGTGCGGAAGGGAGATGAGAAAGCTCAGGCCCAACGAGAGCGAGCAGAACAGACTGAGCTCTTTCGTGAGCTGGAACGCctcaaaagagaaagagagaaccaGGCTGTCAAACTCCAGCTAGAGCGCAG ACGTCTGGAGGAGCGAGAGAAGGAGCAGCTGAGCCTGGTCGGGCGTCTGGAGGAGCAGCTGAGGGAGCGCAGCGAGGAGGCGGCCGCCCTACTCACGCCGGACGAGGTGCATCATCTGGAGGAGGAGAGACGGACGCTCGGTGAGCTCAGGGAAGAGCTGCTCCGTGCGAAAGAGGCGCGGATCGACGGAGAGGATGAGGGAGGGGAGGAGGCGCGGAGGAGAGTGCAGGAGCGATACGAGCAGTTCAAGCAGGTGCAGGTGGAGGAGCTGAGTTTGCTGGAGGAGTCGCTGGTCGAGCAGAGGGACAGGCTGGAGCGAGAGGTGGACAGCGAACGGACGTCGCTCGGCCTGCTGCTCCACACGCACGGGGACAAACAAAGACAG GTCCATGACATGATGGAGCGTGGCTTGCAGGACGTCTCGTCTCTGAGTcaggaggaggttctcgtccagcAAGCTGAACACAGGCTGCAGCAGAAAGAGAAACAGTTGATCTCTCTGCGTGAGAAGCATCTCCCTGCTGTGTCTGAGGAGCGCCAGAGAGCCATCGAGCTGCTAGAGAGGGTGAGAGGAGGAACAGGGTCTCCTGGGTCTGACACCAGTCCAGAGGAAATGGACAAGGACCTAGATGAGATGCTGTATCAG GTAGAGAAGGAGCTAGAGGAGAAGGAGGAGCGCTTGTCTCAGTACAGCGCCAGCACAGAACAGTTGCAACAGCTGCAGCAGACATACGAGTTCACGGCGAACGTGGCCCGTCAGGAAGAGAAGGTTCGGCGGAAAGAGAAGGAGATCCTGGAGTGGAGGGAGAAACAGCAGCGGGAGGCTTTAGAGCAGGCAGTCGCGCGTCTGGAAAAAAGACACTCCACCTACCGCAGAAGCCTCAGCCTTGAACCTGAAGCCGAAGGACCCCGCAGGAGGTCACAGTCTGCACTGGGACAAAGCACTTTCAGGACGTCAGGAACACAAGACCTGGACCAGGAGAG GATGGAGAGAGAGATCGCACAGCTAAAGCAGAGGATCAGCGAGTGCGAAGGAAGTGGGCGGAGTCTAAACGTGAGCAGCGAAGAGAAAAATGTGAACCAATCGCCCGTCAGCCCCATACAGACTCTTCCCGTTGTACTGTCACTAGGTGACGAGAG GGTAAACGCTCTTATTGAAGAAGAGGTCCAGCGGAGGCTACAGAAACTAAACCTGCTAAATAGAGAGAATAACAACACTCTCTCATTGTCTTCAGACTCACTACAG GACAATGATAAAAAACTAATCGACCCACGCAAACTGAAATACAAG CGGCAGGTGTCGAAACCTCTGGATCCGAGTCCAGACAGTCTTAAAAATCCAGTGAAGATCAGCATTCCCCGTTACGTCCTGTGTGGACAGGGCAAAGATGAGCACTTTGAGTTTGAAATCAAG ATCACAGTTTTGGAAGAAACTTGGACGGTGTTTAGAAGATACAGTCGTTTTCGGGAGATGCACAAATGTCTGAAATTGAAATATCCCGAG CTTGCGGCTTTGGATTTTCCTcccaaaaagatatttggaaacaGAGATGAGAGAATGGTCGCAGAACGGCGGAATCAGTTAGAG CAATACCTGCGGAACTTTTTCCATGTGATGATGTCACCGTCCTCGTCTTCTCCTCTCAGGACAGAAGAGTCTGGACTGCAACTTTCGAAACATGCGGTGTG